The following are encoded in a window of Candidatus Zixiibacteriota bacterium genomic DNA:
- a CDS encoding restriction endonuclease, translating to MELQSVVKDWGGFEEFIRDLHATGDVSAERGVTLVGASGASREIDVLLRHNEGPDQSLTLIECKCWTRKVKRADIDVLHSSMLDLNASKGVVFTRIGYQSGAKIYAKSKGIELFVVRDLSDKEWGLPGKVIDFYLHVISKTIVKVDVKNTKVAYQVGTEQKEQTALLLVFGCKSKKHLIVSFHKDKHRTLEDYLEAACDHAIDEFQKKAFIINGGEECTRYFLVDVNMQFPDSELQVVNGTTVLYVPRIELAVGIKVSQSRFVLDRSEKYLFVLAIEDCVNNQVYAACKREGSPEAQWVRIKSDTLSHQDEVLVNGSVLRIIMKGFFDPKELEGRSIRTRQR from the coding sequence ATGGAATTGCAGAGCGTTGTAAAAGACTGGGGTGGCTTTGAGGAGTTCATAAGAGACCTGCATGCAACTGGTGATGTATCGGCAGAAAGAGGGGTGACACTCGTCGGTGCGTCAGGTGCCTCTCGTGAAATAGATGTCCTATTGAGACACAATGAAGGCCCAGATCAATCTCTAACTTTAATCGAGTGCAAGTGCTGGACAAGGAAAGTAAAAAGGGCCGACATTGATGTTCTGCATTCCAGTATGCTCGATTTGAATGCTTCCAAGGGAGTTGTCTTTACAAGAATTGGGTACCAGTCAGGCGCAAAGATTTATGCAAAATCAAAGGGAATAGAGCTCTTTGTTGTTCGCGATTTATCAGACAAGGAATGGGGTCTACCCGGAAAGGTAATTGACTTCTACTTACACGTAATTTCAAAGACCATAGTGAAAGTGGATGTCAAGAACACCAAAGTGGCATATCAAGTGGGAACTGAACAGAAAGAACAAACTGCGCTTTTGCTTGTTTTCGGCTGCAAGAGCAAGAAGCATTTGATTGTCTCTTTCCACAAAGATAAGCATAGGACTCTTGAGGACTATTTGGAGGCTGCCTGCGATCATGCGATTGATGAGTTTCAAAAGAAAGCGTTCATTATCAATGGCGGGGAAGAGTGTACACGATATTTCTTGGTGGATGTAAATATGCAATTTCCGGATAGCGAGCTTCAAGTAGTCAATGGCACCACCGTACTCTATGTACCTAGAATCGAGTTGGCCGTAGGAATAAAAGTAAGCCAATCTAGGTTTGTGCTCGATCGCTCAGAGAAATATCTCTTCGTTCTGGCGATTGAGGACTGCGTAAACAACCAAGTGTATGCCGCTTGCAAGAGAGAAGGAAGTCCCGAAGCTCAATGGGTTAGAATTAAGAGTGATACGCTATCGCATCAAGACGAAGTACTCGTTAACGGTTCGGTTCTGAGAATTATAATGAAGGGCTTTTTTGATCCAAAGGAGTTGGAAGGTCGATCCATCCGCACACGCCAGCGCTGA
- a CDS encoding acetyl-CoA carboxylase biotin carboxyl carrier protein subunit: MNYSAKLLDKEYIVSLDDRGAKIDLQFNGKPVKFSYTTRKNKHRFLMLVDSMSYDVEVNRQNGKFSVFIYGREFEVTAEDERLAKLREVAGMGSEMADQKDIAAPMPGLVVKLLKSVGDAVKKGEGVIIIEAMKMENELKAASDGEIADVLVKPGQAVDKGQCLVKLKSNPT; encoded by the coding sequence ATGAACTACTCGGCAAAACTTCTGGATAAAGAGTATATCGTATCTCTAGACGATCGCGGCGCCAAAATCGATCTGCAATTCAACGGCAAGCCGGTCAAGTTCAGCTACACAACAAGAAAGAACAAGCACCGTTTCCTGATGCTGGTCGATTCGATGTCTTACGATGTTGAAGTGAATCGCCAGAACGGGAAGTTTTCTGTGTTCATCTATGGTCGCGAGTTTGAAGTAACGGCCGAGGATGAGCGTCTTGCCAAATTGCGCGAAGTTGCCGGTATGGGCTCGGAAATGGCGGATCAGAAGGATATAGCAGCGCCAATGCCGGGACTGGTGGTGAAACTGCTGAAGTCTGTCGGTGATGCGGTGAAGAAGGGAGAGGGAGTAATCATCATCGAGGCTATGAAAATGGAGAACGAGCTTAAGGCAGCTTCTGATGGAGAGATTGCTGATGTTCTTGTCAAACCGGGACAGGCGGTCGACAAAGGGCAGTGTCTTGTCAAACTAAAATCGAATCCGACTTAG
- the mce gene encoding methylmalonyl-CoA epimerase yields MKVNKLNHVAIAVRDIEKQLGLFCGILGVPQGEIIDVPSQGVKVAFLELPNVRLELIAPLDETAKLNKYLDKRGEGLHHISLSVDDISDAIDGLADKGVEPIDEMPRSGAEGKLVAFLHPKTTGSVLIELEEE; encoded by the coding sequence ATGAAAGTCAACAAGCTGAATCATGTCGCCATTGCGGTTCGTGATATCGAGAAGCAGTTGGGCTTATTCTGTGGAATTCTCGGCGTGCCGCAAGGAGAGATCATCGATGTGCCGTCGCAGGGCGTTAAGGTGGCATTTCTCGAATTACCGAATGTGAGGCTGGAGCTCATCGCGCCGCTCGATGAGACCGCGAAGCTTAACAAGTATCTAGATAAGAGAGGCGAGGGGTTGCACCATATCTCACTCTCTGTTGATGATATCAGCGATGCTATCGACGGACTCGCAGATAAAGGAGTGGAGCCAATAGACGAGATGCCGAGGTCGGGCGCCGAGGGGAAACTCGTTGCTTTTCTGCACCCGAAAACTACCGGGAGCGTTCTGATCGAACTCGAGGAGGAATGA
- a CDS encoding omptin family outer membrane protease, with the protein MLNRAWLLFLCAVMLCVDGTVAYAQDASVGVEADSARSQTVRKFTFALDIGTERREGYTEYEIDVGWVPVQPYDVVLKAGSRLRFPVNSILTRLGATAAYAGFSLSATAWLQLSNSEGLFKDYDWFELNKQQNSFIFGSARNNDKSKQFDFEASYTARTKSMTFTPRIRLSLVNMSFEAEDATQWQYYGFDDELGLVPLDEPYVFDTTALVITYEIDYTAFYFGGSFAYRFPFGVEAELMGMFAPIVSADDLDIHLLREPPKKAETSSDGSAGIAGLRLTYKASRIVEVFGGVDYSFFKTDGTQKQTELGEPYQAYTGIPAETKSEWYSISGGLTLYLGR; encoded by the coding sequence ATGCTGAATCGTGCATGGTTGCTGTTTTTGTGCGCTGTGATGCTGTGTGTTGATGGCACTGTGGCTTATGCTCAGGATGCATCAGTTGGAGTGGAAGCGGATTCTGCTCGAAGTCAGACGGTGAGGAAGTTTACGTTTGCTCTTGATATCGGGACCGAACGAAGAGAGGGATACACAGAGTATGAAATCGATGTCGGTTGGGTTCCGGTGCAGCCGTATGACGTTGTCCTGAAAGCGGGAAGTCGTCTTAGGTTCCCGGTAAATTCAATTCTGACAAGACTCGGCGCCACTGCCGCGTACGCGGGTTTCTCACTGAGTGCGACAGCATGGTTGCAACTGAGCAACTCCGAGGGATTGTTCAAGGACTACGATTGGTTCGAGTTAAACAAGCAGCAGAATTCATTCATATTCGGCAGCGCTCGGAACAACGACAAATCGAAGCAGTTCGACTTCGAGGCAAGCTACACTGCGCGGACAAAGAGCATGACCTTCACACCGCGGATCAGATTGTCTCTTGTCAACATGAGCTTCGAGGCCGAGGATGCTACGCAATGGCAGTATTACGGATTCGATGATGAGCTGGGACTTGTGCCGCTTGACGAACCGTACGTATTCGATACGACCGCGTTGGTCATCACTTACGAAATTGACTACACCGCATTCTATTTCGGCGGATCATTCGCATATAGATTCCCCTTCGGAGTCGAGGCCGAGCTGATGGGCATGTTCGCGCCGATTGTTTCCGCTGACGATCTCGACATTCACCTTTTGCGTGAACCACCCAAGAAAGCGGAGACATCCTCGGATGGTTCTGCGGGCATAGCCGGATTGAGGCTAACATATAAAGCATCACGTATTGTGGAGGTCTTCGGTGGTGTCGATTATAGTTTTTTCAAAACCGATGGCACGCAGAAGCAGACTGAACTTGGTGAGCCATACCAGGCCTACACCGGCATTCCCGCCGAAACCAAATCGGAGTGGTATTCGATCAGCGGTGGCCTGACGCTCTATCTCGGCAGGTAG
- a CDS encoding methylmalonyl-CoA mutase family protein, with the protein MDSKKKHLHTPADLDGHDYQQELGNPGEYPFTRGIYAGMYTERLWTMRQYAGFGTAVESNKRYRYLLEQGQTGLSVAFDLPTQIGYDSDHAMSEGEVGKTGVAIDTLKDFEILFNRIPLDKVSTSMTINSTAAILLCMYIAVARKQGVAAKNITGTVQNDILKEYIARGTYIYPPEPSMRLICDIFEYAEEHLPRYNTISISGYHIREAGSTAVQEVAFTLANAIAYVEAALSRGLDIDRFAPRLSFFFNGHQNLLEEIAKFRAARMLWATIMKKRFGAKNPKSMMLRFHTQTAGSSLTAQQPENNTIRTTLEALAAVLGGTQSLHTNSEDEALGLPTERTAQTALRIQQIIGFESGVTDAIDPLAGSYHIESMTDQIERECAEYIDKIDRIGGALKAVERGFYQKEIQIAAYEYQKAVDSGKRTVVGVNRFVVEDEREPKILKVDPKLRDEQIVRLHAVKSTRDSKRANAILTALKEKASMNDNLVPTILECVEAYCTVGEISDVFRSVWGEYRESVVL; encoded by the coding sequence ATGGACAGCAAGAAGAAACATCTGCATACGCCCGCCGATCTGGATGGGCACGACTATCAGCAGGAACTTGGAAATCCGGGCGAGTATCCGTTTACTCGCGGCATATATGCAGGGATGTATACCGAACGGCTCTGGACGATGCGTCAATATGCCGGTTTCGGTACGGCGGTCGAATCCAACAAGCGTTACCGATATCTGCTCGAACAGGGGCAGACTGGGCTTTCGGTGGCGTTCGATCTGCCGACTCAGATAGGGTATGACTCCGATCATGCGATGTCGGAAGGCGAGGTCGGCAAGACCGGCGTTGCAATCGACACGTTGAAGGATTTCGAGATTCTGTTTAACCGAATTCCGCTCGACAAAGTCTCGACGTCGATGACAATCAATTCGACTGCGGCAATTCTGCTTTGTATGTACATCGCTGTGGCAAGAAAGCAGGGTGTTGCGGCGAAGAACATCACCGGTACGGTGCAGAATGACATTCTGAAAGAGTATATTGCGCGCGGGACATATATATATCCGCCTGAACCATCGATGCGTCTGATCTGCGACATTTTCGAATACGCAGAGGAACATCTGCCTCGATACAACACGATTTCGATTTCCGGCTATCACATCCGCGAAGCCGGATCGACCGCCGTGCAGGAGGTCGCGTTTACGTTGGCGAATGCCATAGCTTATGTCGAAGCTGCGCTGTCTCGCGGTCTGGACATCGATCGGTTTGCGCCTAGACTCTCGTTCTTCTTCAACGGACATCAGAATCTTCTCGAAGAGATCGCAAAGTTTCGCGCGGCACGCATGCTCTGGGCGACCATTATGAAGAAGCGATTCGGCGCGAAGAATCCGAAATCTATGATGCTGCGGTTTCACACTCAGACTGCTGGATCATCTCTGACTGCTCAGCAGCCTGAAAACAATACTATCCGTACGACTCTCGAAGCGCTCGCCGCCGTTTTGGGAGGCACACAGTCGCTACACACGAATTCCGAGGATGAGGCACTTGGCCTTCCGACCGAAAGAACTGCTCAAACCGCTCTCCGCATTCAGCAGATAATCGGCTTCGAGTCCGGTGTCACAGACGCGATCGACCCTCTTGCCGGTAGTTACCATATTGAATCGATGACCGATCAGATCGAACGAGAATGCGCGGAGTACATCGACAAGATCGATAGGATAGGGGGCGCGCTCAAGGCTGTCGAGCGGGGATTCTATCAGAAAGAGATACAGATAGCAGCCTATGAGTATCAGAAGGCTGTCGATTCCGGTAAGCGGACAGTCGTCGGAGTCAACCGGTTTGTCGTCGAGGATGAACGCGAGCCGAAAATACTCAAGGTCGATCCGAAGCTCAGAGACGAGCAAATAGTGCGGCTGCATGCTGTGAAGTCAACGAGAGATTCAAAACGTGCAAATGCAATACTCACAGCATTGAAGGAAAAAGCATCGATGAACGACAATCTCGTTCCGACGATTCTCGAGTGTGTCGAAGCCTATTGTACAGTCGGTGAGATATCCGATGTGTTCCGGTCCGTCTGGGGCGAATATAGAGAGAGTGTGGTATTGTGA